TAGATATAATACATAACTACTATTTTTTTTTAAACAACTATTTTTTTTTAAAAATTTTATATAAAACTTGGAGGATAAAACAATGTTTTTTTATGCTGATAATATGATGAATTTTGCATTTGCAGAATCACTAGATGATGATGATTATATTCCTGGTGGTTATGGCTTATTTGGTGTTCCATTTGATAGTACAACAAGTTATATGGCAGGATCACGTTATGGTCCTAAGGCAATTAGGGAAGCTTCATATAATTTTGAATCATATAATATGAGATTTAATAAGGATGTATCTGCTGTTTGTTATGATATTGGTGATGTTCAAGTTAATAATGGAAATTATATGGCTACTAATATGATGATAAAAGATACTGTAAAAAGTTTACTTGAAATGGATTTAAAACCTATTGCTATGGGTGGAGAACATACAATAACTAATGGTGTTCTTGGTGGTATTTATGAGTATGATGAGGATCTTTATCATGATATGAGTATAATTCATTTTGATGCTCATTTTGATATGCGTGATGAATATATGGGT
This genomic window from Methanosphaera cuniculi contains:
- the speB gene encoding agmatinase, with the translated sequence MFFYADNMMNFAFAESLDDDDYIPGGYGLFGVPFDSTTSYMAGSRYGPKAIREASYNFESYNMRFNKDVSAVCYDIGDVQVNNGNYMATNMMIKDTVKSLLEMDLKPIAMGGEHTITNGVLGGIYEYDEDLYHDMSIIHFDAHFDMRDEYMGEKFSHAAVLRRLHELKPKDITQLGIRSAEYDEFEYVKSHDNINYFTSYDIKDNIQNVLNYLEDLENPLYISVDIDVLDPAYAPSVGTPASCGITPFELEDMMAIICKKDVIGLDVVEVSSNTIGDPTSVNAAKVIYDFLTHKS